CCCTAGAAATATTATCTTTAATATTATTTCCAGTTTCTTTTGCTATTGAATTGTGCGTATTAGAAAATATTGAAAAAACTAAGATACATAAAAATAAAATAATTCTTTTCATAAAAACAATTTATTTAATACTATTTTCTTATTCCAATAAAGTTATTTGGAAGAAATTAATTATTTCAAAACAAATCTCAATAAATCAAAGTTAAAAAATATTCATCTTCCTAACTTATTTCTATTTTTAAATCTAATAAAAAAATAAAGACCTAGTAACAAAAGAATTGGTATGGAGTACTTATTCAGAAATACATAAACTATATAGACGAAAAATGGAAATAAGCATGCCCGCTTGAAATTCAACTTTTGATCCTTAGACATTTTTCTCCAATTTAAATATTCTTCCCATTGAAAAATCTTTTTCATTTTTCTAGCACTATTACTACGATTAAACATGAAATTATAAATATAGTTTTGATGATTCTTATATTAATAAAGAATATTAATCTACAATATCAATAATATCTTTTTTCATGGAATAAAAATATTTTTTAATCAGAAAATGAACTCAAAGCCAGTTTGGAAAATAGAAAAAATTGTTTTACCTCAACATGCTGACCACGCAGGAGTAATGTGGCACGGTACATATTTTAATTGGCTTGAAGAAAGCCGAATAAATGCACTTTTAGAAGTTGGTATAAATTATTTTGAACTAACTAAAAAAGGCTTAGATTTACCTTTAATAAATACTGCAATAAAATATAAAACACCATTATTTCTTGGTGAAAAAATAATAATTGAGAGCGAATTCAATATTGGGAAAAGTCCCAAGGTTAATGTAATTTCAAAATTTCTTAACACCAAAAATCAAACCTTGACAATTGCTGAAGTCAATTTAGTTTTAATAAATAAAGTGAATTTTTCTATAATAAGAAAAAGACCAGATTTCTTGTCGGAAGCATTTATTAAACTTAACGGATAAACATATTATCCTTTAATTGAAACATTTATTTAATTTTTGATTATGAATATATTTCACATTATTGACTCTTATCAATATGAAATGGAATCAAGATATCAAGAAAAATCAATGCTTACAAACCTTTTTACAGAACACAAATTCATAGGATGGTTAGGCCTGTTTATAATTTTTTTTTCCATCTTTGCAATTTTTGTATTTCAATTTCTTGAGTGGGAAAGTA
The window above is part of the Prochlorococcus marinus CUG1415 genome. Proteins encoded here:
- a CDS encoding acyl-CoA thioesterase, which gives rise to MNSKPVWKIEKIVLPQHADHAGVMWHGTYFNWLEESRINALLEVGINYFELTKKGLDLPLINTAIKYKTPLFLGEKIIIESEFNIGKSPKVNVISKFLNTKNQTLTIAEVNLVLINKVNFSIIRKRPDFLSEAFIKLNG